The proteins below are encoded in one region of Arenibacter algicola:
- a CDS encoding AAA family ATPase, with product MSYISKVSIDCPREQPFPFDISAVKYAKGLDFSNPITFIIGDNGTGKSTLLETIAFRLQLPNMDGSSYSKRGFEAARILMEYLSIEWAIDRPRGFFLRAEDFGNLLNGIQNEDNRLSTFFEDIKGDVPDHVLRSMRDNSNYQIHNMYKNYGQDLQGFSHGEAYFKIMNDKINQRGIYLLDEPEAALSPSKQLSLLYFIKEHLGHNISQFIVATHSPMLMAYPGATIYQISDNGMKKVDFEDTDHYSITRSFLNNPDAYLRHLE from the coding sequence GTGTCTTATATATCCAAAGTAAGTATTGATTGTCCCCGGGAACAACCGTTTCCTTTTGATATATCTGCGGTTAAATATGCCAAGGGATTGGATTTTTCGAATCCGATCACTTTTATTATAGGAGATAATGGAACAGGTAAATCGACTCTATTGGAGACAATTGCATTTAGACTTCAACTACCGAACATGGACGGTTCTTCTTATAGTAAGAGGGGCTTCGAAGCTGCTAGAATATTAATGGAATACTTATCTATTGAGTGGGCGATAGATAGACCGCGCGGATTCTTTTTGAGGGCGGAGGATTTTGGAAATTTATTGAACGGCATACAAAATGAAGATAACAGACTTTCTACCTTTTTCGAAGATATTAAAGGAGATGTCCCAGACCATGTTCTTAGATCAATGCGCGATAATTCGAACTATCAGATACACAATATGTACAAGAACTATGGTCAAGATCTGCAAGGTTTCTCTCATGGAGAGGCCTACTTCAAAATAATGAACGATAAAATCAATCAACGAGGAATATATTTATTGGACGAACCTGAAGCTGCACTGTCCCCGTCCAAGCAGCTTTCGTTGCTATACTTCATCAAGGAACATCTTGGGCACAACATATCACAGTTCATTGTAGCCACTCATTCCCCTATGCTAATGGCCTATCCAGGGGCGACAATTTACCAAATTTCTGATAATGGTATGAAAAAAGTTGATTTTGAGGATACTGATCATTATTCAATAACAAGGTCATTTTTAAATAATCCCGATGCCTATCTTAGACATCTAGAATGA
- a CDS encoding type II toxin-antitoxin system RelE family toxin, which produces MKVIFLKSFLSDIKKVKDKGLKSRIKKLILEIEAAKSLEEITGVKKMRGYSIAYRIRMGDYRLGLYKETDCVELARFLKRNDIYKVFPK; this is translated from the coding sequence ATGAAAGTTATATTCCTAAAGAGTTTTCTTAGTGACATTAAGAAAGTCAAGGACAAGGGGTTAAAATCAAGAATAAAGAAATTGATTCTTGAAATTGAAGCTGCCAAAAGTTTAGAAGAAATAACTGGCGTAAAAAAAATGAGGGGCTACTCCATTGCTTACCGAATAAGAATGGGCGATTATAGATTAGGACTCTATAAAGAAACCGATTGTGTCGAATTGGCAAGGTTTCTGAAACGCAATGATATTTATAAAGTTTTTCCTAAGTAA
- a CDS encoding site-specific integrase translates to MNSFSTLFYLKDERRDKNGKAGLYLRITVDGRRTSISLNRKIDPSKWDSRMNKLKGKGYEAEELNRFMATIRHKVNKIQHDLIEEGQPFTVHDVKDKYLGKDAKLKMLIQLFDEHNQQMEKLVGIEFALGTYKRYHTTRSHVADYIKTEYRKNDIPVRDVDLKFIKGFEYFLKVTKECNHNSALKYVNNFKKIVRIAVGNDWISKDPFYNYKVQFKIVEREFLSKEELQALIDKKIEGDRLNVVRDMFVLCCFTGLAYVDIQSLRPDEIYQNEEGGFYIKSKRTKTDTGFTIPLLPTAVAIIEKYKDHPKVVNKDCVIPVLSNQKSNSYLKEIADRCNIKKNLTTHLARHTFATTVTLTNGVPIETVGKMLGHKNLRTTQHYAKIIDSKVEEDMKVLREKLGQFST, encoded by the coding sequence ATGAATTCATTTTCTACACTTTTTTACCTTAAAGATGAGCGTCGTGACAAGAACGGAAAAGCGGGCCTATACCTAAGAATTACGGTGGATGGGCGCAGAACATCAATTAGTCTAAACCGAAAAATTGATCCGTCCAAATGGGATTCCCGCATGAATAAATTGAAGGGAAAAGGTTATGAAGCAGAGGAATTGAATCGCTTTATGGCTACTATTAGGCATAAGGTTAATAAAATTCAACACGACTTAATTGAGGAAGGGCAGCCTTTTACCGTTCATGATGTTAAGGATAAATACTTGGGCAAAGATGCCAAGCTAAAAATGTTGATCCAACTCTTTGACGAGCACAATCAACAAATGGAAAAACTGGTCGGGATAGAATTCGCACTGGGCACCTACAAAAGATACCATACCACCCGTAGCCATGTTGCGGATTATATCAAGACCGAATACCGAAAAAATGATATTCCGGTCCGGGATGTGGACCTCAAGTTTATAAAGGGTTTCGAATACTTTTTAAAAGTAACGAAAGAGTGCAACCACAATTCTGCCCTGAAATACGTAAATAACTTTAAGAAGATCGTTCGAATTGCCGTTGGGAACGATTGGATCTCCAAAGACCCCTTCTACAACTACAAGGTGCAATTTAAGATTGTGGAGCGCGAGTTTCTCTCCAAAGAAGAACTCCAGGCCCTTATTGATAAAAAAATTGAAGGAGATAGGCTAAATGTGGTTCGGGACATGTTTGTACTCTGTTGTTTCACAGGTTTGGCCTATGTAGATATCCAATCTTTGCGCCCAGATGAGATTTATCAAAATGAGGAGGGTGGTTTTTACATAAAATCCAAACGCACCAAAACCGATACCGGATTTACCATACCCCTATTGCCGACCGCAGTGGCTATCATAGAAAAATATAAAGACCATCCAAAGGTGGTGAACAAAGATTGCGTAATCCCGGTATTGAGCAATCAGAAGTCCAACTCCTATTTAAAAGAAATTGCCGACCGTTGTAATATCAAAAAAAACCTTACCACCCACTTAGCCCGCCATACTTTTGCCACTACGGTTACCTTGACCAATGGGGTTCCAATTGAGACCGTAGGTAAAATGCTAGGGCATAAAAATTTAAGGACCACCCAGCACTATGCCAAAATTATCGATTCCAAGGTGGAGGAGGATATGAAGGTTTTAAGGGAGAAACTGGGTCAGTTTTCTACATAG
- a CDS encoding NAD(P)-dependent oxidoreductase, protein MKFGIIRERKNPPDRRVVLTPDACKKMLAKFPEAEIMVEPSPIRVYTDEEYREHGLNVTQEMENCDVLIGVKEVPIEYLIPNKKYFFFSHTIKKQSYNRNLLRAVLEKNIELYDHEVITGVKGQRLVAFGRYAGIVGAYNGLRTYGLKLGLFQLPKAETLADQQALISELRKVKLPNIKIILTGRGRVGNGAKEMLDAMDIKKVGVADYLNKTFQEPVYCQIDASEYNKRKDGVRGNKSNFFAHPEEYRSNFFRFAKVSDLYIAGHFYGDMAPYLFTREDAKSPDFKIKVVADISCDIDGPVATTIRPSTIADPIYGYDALTETEVDYKNPHAIAVMAVDNLPCELPRDASIGFGEAFVKYVIPAFFNGDEDGVLEHARMTKNGKLTKRYSYLQDYVDGLGVVNSE, encoded by the coding sequence ATGAAATTTGGGATTATAAGGGAACGAAAAAATCCACCCGATCGTAGAGTGGTCCTAACACCGGATGCCTGCAAAAAGATGCTTGCTAAATTCCCGGAAGCGGAAATTATGGTAGAGCCTTCCCCTATTAGGGTTTATACCGATGAAGAATATCGGGAACATGGGCTTAATGTAACGCAGGAAATGGAAAATTGCGACGTGCTTATTGGTGTAAAGGAAGTCCCTATAGAATATTTGATTCCCAATAAAAAATATTTCTTTTTTTCGCACACCATAAAAAAGCAATCCTATAATAGAAATCTGCTTAGGGCTGTATTGGAAAAGAATATTGAATTATATGATCATGAAGTCATTACAGGTGTCAAAGGTCAGCGCTTGGTGGCATTTGGTAGATATGCCGGAATAGTTGGCGCCTATAACGGTTTAAGGACGTATGGTCTTAAGTTGGGTTTGTTTCAATTGCCAAAGGCGGAAACTTTGGCCGACCAGCAGGCTTTGATATCCGAATTAAGAAAAGTGAAACTTCCCAATATCAAAATTATTTTGACCGGTAGGGGTAGGGTAGGCAATGGCGCAAAAGAAATGCTGGATGCCATGGACATCAAAAAAGTTGGAGTAGCCGATTATCTGAATAAAACCTTTCAGGAACCCGTATATTGTCAGATAGATGCCTCGGAATACAACAAGCGCAAAGATGGAGTTAGGGGAAATAAGTCCAACTTTTTTGCCCATCCGGAAGAATACAGATCCAATTTTTTTCGTTTTGCAAAAGTATCCGATTTGTATATCGCCGGTCATTTTTACGGTGACATGGCGCCTTATCTTTTTACAAGGGAAGATGCCAAAAGTCCCGATTTTAAAATAAAGGTCGTAGCTGATATCAGCTGCGATATAGACGGGCCTGTAGCTACAACCATAAGACCCAGTACTATAGCCGATCCCATTTATGGCTATGATGCCCTCACAGAAACGGAAGTGGATTATAAGAACCCCCATGCCATTGCAGTAATGGCTGTTGATAATTTGCCCTGCGAATTGCCCCGGGATGCCAGTATAGGTTTTGGCGAGGCCTTTGTAAAATATGTAATTCCTGCTTTTTTTAACGGGGATGAAGACGGAGTATTGGAACACGCAAGAATGACGAAGAACGGAAAACTTACCAAGAGATATTCCTATCTACAGGATTATGTGGACGGCCTAGGGGTGGTGAACAGTGAGTAG
- a CDS encoding Sb-PDE family phosphodiesterase produces the protein MKTTFIALASLFSFLNINAQTHSHAGAQPLSYPDIEGYVTLKTDLHMHSVFSDGKVWPTIRVEEALRENLDAISLTEHLEYQPHKADIPHPDRNRAYHLAMEEAKEHDLLIIPGSEITRSAPVGHNNAVFITDANLLLHEDAEDAFSTAKKQNAFVFWNHPAWYAQSPAGTPILSDFQKERIKKGELHGIEVINTVDYSEESLALALENNLTIMGTSDIHGLIDWSYTQKGNHRPITLVFAKEKSIEGLKEALFSGRTVAAYNELLVGKAEYLKPLLQSSIEIVKAAYIEKTQVLEVELTNISSSDLLFENAMPYTFYDSSPVFEIPAGESKILKVKTLEKLNTLTLQLLALGAYTAPKVHPTIEWKIIVE, from the coding sequence ATGAAAACTACCTTTATAGCCCTAGCTTCGCTTTTCTCCTTCCTAAATATAAACGCACAAACCCATTCACATGCCGGGGCACAGCCCTTATCCTATCCCGATATAGAGGGTTATGTTACCTTGAAGACCGATCTACATATGCACAGTGTATTTTCCGATGGCAAGGTTTGGCCAACAATTAGAGTGGAGGAAGCACTACGGGAAAACTTGGATGCCATATCCCTTACAGAACATTTGGAGTACCAGCCCCACAAGGCAGATATTCCCCATCCGGATCGTAACCGTGCCTACCATTTGGCCATGGAGGAAGCCAAGGAACATGACCTTTTAATAATCCCAGGTTCTGAAATAACACGTTCCGCACCTGTTGGACACAACAATGCCGTTTTTATTACTGATGCCAATCTATTATTACATGAAGATGCCGAAGATGCCTTCAGCACAGCCAAAAAACAAAATGCCTTTGTATTTTGGAACCATCCTGCCTGGTATGCCCAAAGTCCGGCCGGAACACCTATACTCAGTGATTTCCAAAAGGAGCGCATAAAAAAAGGGGAATTGCACGGTATTGAGGTCATTAATACTGTGGATTATTCCGAAGAATCGCTTGCCCTGGCCTTGGAGAACAATTTAACCATAATGGGCACCAGCGACATTCATGGCTTAATAGATTGGAGCTATACCCAAAAAGGGAACCATAGGCCCATTACCTTGGTATTTGCCAAGGAGAAGAGCATTGAAGGTCTAAAGGAGGCTCTTTTTTCGGGTAGAACCGTAGCCGCTTATAACGAATTGTTGGTTGGGAAGGCCGAATACCTTAAGCCATTGTTGCAGTCTAGCATTGAAATTGTGAAAGCAGCGTATATTGAAAAAACACAGGTTTTGGAAGTGGAGCTCACGAATATATCAAGTAGTGATCTATTGTTCGAGAATGCTATGCCCTACACTTTTTATGATAGCTCTCCTGTATTTGAAATTCCGGCAGGGGAATCAAAAATTCTAAAAGTAAAAACTTTGGAAAAGTTGAATACCTTGACACTACAACTACTAGCCTTGGGCGCTTACACCGCTCCCAAAGTACATCCTACTATTGAATGGAAGATTATTGTGGAATAA
- a CDS encoding DUF1801 domain-containing protein, whose amino-acid sequence MNPAEEYILNQPEPYRGILLFLQSVIEGAIPGVEIKYKYKIPFYYINGRPYCYLNQSRDYVDLGFWNAAHLSVHLDQMNTEGRKMMKSLRYRSLEDIDTNVLKEVLEDAYSVKDKKFW is encoded by the coding sequence ATGAATCCAGCTGAAGAATATATCCTAAATCAGCCTGAGCCCTACAGGGGAATTCTATTGTTCCTTCAATCGGTTATTGAAGGTGCCATTCCAGGCGTGGAAATAAAATATAAATATAAAATCCCGTTCTACTACATCAATGGTAGGCCCTATTGCTATTTAAACCAAAGCAGGGATTATGTGGATTTGGGGTTTTGGAATGCGGCCCATTTAAGTGTGCATTTGGATCAGATGAACACAGAAGGAAGAAAAATGATGAAATCCCTTCGTTACAGATCCCTCGAAGACATTGATACTAACGTTTTAAAGGAAGTCCTGGAGGATGCCTATAGCGTTAAGGATAAAAAATTTTGGTAA
- a CDS encoding sulfatase family protein, with protein sequence MKYAFLYLIFGSSFLLFTSCKQEAKEQISKKPNIVFIMSDDHAYQAISAYDDKLINTPNIDRIAKEGMLFTNASVTNSICAPSRAVILTGKHSHINGKIDNISPFDTTNVTFPQLLQKAGYQTAMFGKLHFGNNPKGFDEFKILPGQGDYYNPRFITATGDTIVKGYVTDITTDLTLDWLQNRRDAKKPFMLMYLHKAPHRSWMPAPRHYKEFTKKTYPLPTTLFDDYATRETTAGPAEMNILKHMTLRYDLKITDEVLAELNIEEHLGIGGLNKFNPEQRAEWDEVYGPINEAFKKEYSNMNDSTLLVWKYQRYMQDYLGTIAAVDENVGRVLNYLDDEGLTENTLVVYTSDQGFYLGEHGWFDKRFMYNESFKTPLLIKWPNVITPGTTEDEMVQNLDFAQTFLEVAGVIAPEDMQGKSLVPLLKGEKEKWDRDAVYYHYYEYPAEHAVKRHYGIATKKFKLIHFYYDVDVWELYDREKDSQELNNVFSDPDYAQVVSELKEKLNGLRKKYKDSDSLGNQYIQLYKDKGLIED encoded by the coding sequence ATGAAGTACGCATTTCTTTATCTAATTTTTGGATCCTCCTTTTTATTGTTTACCTCCTGCAAACAGGAAGCAAAAGAACAAATTTCAAAAAAACCGAATATAGTTTTTATCATGTCCGATGACCATGCTTATCAGGCCATTAGTGCTTATGATGACAAGCTTATCAACACCCCCAATATAGACAGAATTGCCAAGGAAGGAATGCTCTTTACCAACGCCAGTGTTACCAATTCCATTTGTGCACCATCGCGTGCCGTTATCCTGACAGGAAAGCATAGTCACATTAACGGGAAGATAGATAATATCTCCCCATTTGACACCACCAACGTTACCTTCCCGCAATTGTTACAAAAGGCAGGTTACCAGACCGCAATGTTCGGGAAGCTCCATTTTGGCAACAACCCAAAAGGTTTCGATGAATTTAAGATATTACCGGGACAGGGAGATTATTACAACCCCCGTTTTATTACGGCTACAGGGGATACCATCGTTAAGGGATATGTTACCGATATTACCACCGACCTCACCTTGGATTGGCTACAAAACCGTAGGGATGCAAAGAAGCCTTTTATGTTGATGTATTTGCACAAGGCTCCACATAGGTCCTGGATGCCAGCACCAAGACATTATAAAGAATTCACAAAGAAAACCTATCCTTTACCTACTACTTTGTTCGACGATTACGCTACACGTGAAACTACTGCAGGACCTGCTGAAATGAACATCCTTAAGCATATGACCCTGCGTTATGACCTAAAGATAACGGATGAGGTACTGGCAGAATTAAACATTGAGGAACATTTGGGCATTGGAGGCCTAAACAAATTTAATCCTGAACAGAGAGCGGAATGGGATGAAGTATACGGCCCTATTAACGAGGCCTTTAAAAAGGAGTACAGCAACATGAACGATTCTACCCTGTTGGTTTGGAAATATCAGCGGTATATGCAGGATTATTTAGGGACCATTGCCGCAGTTGATGAAAATGTGGGGAGGGTATTGAACTATTTGGATGATGAGGGACTTACCGAAAATACTTTGGTGGTATACACTTCCGATCAAGGCTTTTATTTAGGGGAGCACGGCTGGTTCGACAAGCGCTTTATGTACAATGAATCTTTTAAAACCCCGCTACTTATAAAATGGCCAAATGTAATCACTCCTGGCACTACAGAAGATGAAATGGTACAAAATCTTGATTTTGCCCAGACCTTTTTGGAAGTTGCCGGTGTAATAGCTCCAGAGGATATGCAGGGCAAAAGCCTAGTGCCTTTGCTAAAGGGTGAAAAGGAAAAATGGGATAGGGATGCCGTTTACTATCATTATTACGAATATCCGGCAGAACATGCCGTAAAAAGACATTATGGTATTGCCACCAAGAAGTTTAAATTGATACACTTTTATTACGATGTAGATGTATGGGAACTCTATGATCGCGAAAAAGACTCTCAGGAACTAAACAATGTATTTAGCGATCCGGATTATGCCCAAGTGGTATCTGAATTGAAGGAAAAACTGAATGGATTAAGGAAAAAATATAAAGATTCCGATTCGTTGGGCAACCAATATATTCAGCTTTATAAGGACAAGGGGTTGATTGAGGATTAA
- a CDS encoding sulfatase-like hydrolase/transferase: MLRLQFYLILIVSTFLIVSCKNGKNQIAVKKPNVILIMADDLGYETIGTYGGSSYPTPNLDKLANEGMRFDHCYSTPLCTPSRVQIMTGKYNFRNYIGFGLLDPREKTFGHYMQEAGYETYIAGKWQLLGNAYQQKLAGDRIGTTPEKAGFDDYCLWQIDHLGSRYKDPLLSTKKNGAITHQGQYGPDVFLKNITSFMEDHKDSPFFVYYPMVLTHDPFVPTPNNKEFKGFDTKSKINDPTYFGEMVEYMDRIIGEIIKKTEELGIRENTLILFVGDNGTDRDVTSSFNGISIKGDKGHTTDAGTHVPFIANWKGKIAPKSINNNLIDFTDFLPTLMDISGTTPTSPVPLDGISFYQQLLGNNSQKRDWIFCHYAPNWGKFEPKRYVQNKQWKLYDTGELYNLAQDIEEEHPFSPDNYPKEQKEVLTTFKGILNQYK, translated from the coding sequence ATGCTTCGCTTGCAATTCTATCTTATTCTAATAGTCTCCACTTTTTTGATCGTATCGTGCAAGAATGGCAAAAACCAGATTGCCGTCAAAAAACCGAATGTAATTCTTATCATGGCCGATGATCTGGGCTACGAGACCATTGGCACATATGGGGGCAGTAGTTATCCCACTCCAAACCTGGACAAATTGGCCAATGAAGGTATGCGATTTGACCATTGCTATTCCACCCCTCTGTGTACCCCTTCTCGAGTTCAGATTATGACAGGCAAATACAACTTTCGAAACTATATTGGTTTTGGTCTACTGGACCCAAGGGAAAAAACCTTTGGGCATTATATGCAAGAAGCCGGTTACGAAACTTATATCGCCGGAAAATGGCAGCTATTGGGAAATGCGTATCAACAAAAATTAGCTGGTGACCGAATTGGAACAACCCCTGAAAAAGCCGGATTTGACGACTATTGTTTATGGCAAATTGATCATTTGGGATCTAGGTACAAAGACCCCTTGCTGAGTACAAAGAAAAATGGGGCAATAACTCACCAGGGCCAATATGGTCCCGACGTCTTTCTAAAGAATATCACTTCCTTTATGGAAGACCACAAAGACTCCCCGTTTTTTGTCTACTACCCTATGGTACTGACCCATGACCCCTTTGTGCCCACTCCCAACAATAAGGAATTTAAAGGCTTTGACACCAAGTCGAAGATTAATGATCCTACCTATTTTGGTGAAATGGTGGAGTATATGGATAGGATAATAGGGGAAATAATCAAAAAAACGGAAGAATTGGGTATTCGTGAAAATACACTGATACTCTTCGTAGGGGACAATGGAACCGACCGCGATGTTACCTCTAGCTTCAACGGTATTTCAATTAAAGGCGACAAAGGCCATACCACGGATGCAGGAACCCATGTTCCCTTTATAGCAAACTGGAAAGGGAAAATTGCCCCCAAAAGCATAAATAATAATCTAATAGATTTTACAGATTTTCTGCCTACGTTGATGGACATATCGGGAACTACGCCAACTTCGCCCGTGCCATTGGACGGCATTAGCTTCTACCAACAACTTTTGGGTAATAATTCCCAAAAAAGGGATTGGATATTTTGTCATTACGCCCCTAATTGGGGGAAGTTTGAACCCAAAAGATATGTACAGAATAAACAATGGAAATTATACGATACTGGCGAACTGTATAATTTGGCTCAGGATATTGAGGAGGAACATCCATTTTCACCGGATAACTATCCCAAAGAACAAAAGGAGGTACTAACCACTTTTAAAGGAATTTTAAACCAATACAAATAG